The following are from one region of the Raphanus sativus cultivar WK10039 unplaced genomic scaffold, ASM80110v3 Scaffold3680, whole genome shotgun sequence genome:
- the LOC130506803 gene encoding probable inactive purple acid phosphatase 2, producing MIVNFSISIILFLSIFTSSANAEASLSVSPNTLKRSGDNVTIQWSDVDTPSNLDWLGIYSPPDSPHDHFIGYEFLNASSTWTSGYGSITLPLTNLRSDYAFRIFRWTQSEIDTKHLDHDQNPLPGTKHLLAESEKVTFGSAVDKAEQIHLAFENKPNRMQVTFVAGDGDERFVRYGEAKDMLGNSAAARGIRYDREQMCNAPANSSIGWRDPGWIFHTVLKNLNPAVRNYYQIGSEAKGWSEIYSFISRDMYAQETRAFIFGDMGCATPYRTFIRTQQESKSTVKWILRDIEALGDKASFISHIGDISYARGYSWVWDEFFAQIEPIASKVPYHVCIGNHEYDFPAQPWKPDWAASIYGNDGGGECGVPYSLRFNMPGNSTELTGTKAPLTRNLYYSYDAGSVHFLSISTETNFLEGGTQYEFIKRDLESVNRNKTPFVVVQGHRPMYTTSNEVRDTTIRQKMLEHLEPLLVKNEVTLAIWGHVHRYERFCPISNNTCGKLWKGSPVHLVVGMGGHDWQSNWAVRPNHPDLPIFPQPEESMYRTGEFGYTRLVANKDKLTVSFVGNHDGEVHDTVEMLATGEVISGSRDDFKSSDAATAPAPVEVTSGSKDDTESSNAQTVPSSATFVEKSEASDGSWFVKGAGLVVIGVVLGFIAGYFTGVKKGSSARNRWIPVKSEEI from the exons ATGATTGTCAATTTCTCTATCTCCATCATCCTCTTCCTCTCTATCTTCACCTCCTCAGCTAACGCCGAGGCGTCCCTCTCCGTCTCCCCCAACACTCTCAAACGATCTGGCGATAACGTCACCATCCAATGGTCCGACGTCGACACTCCTTCCAATCTCGACTGGCTAGGCATCTACTCCCCTCCAGACTCTCCTCACGACCACTTCATCGGCTACGAATTCCTCAACGCTTCCTCCACGTGGACGTCCGGTTACGGATCGATCACCCTCCCCCTCACCAACCTCCGATCGGATTACGCCTTCCGGATCTTCCGGTGGACGCAATCCGAGATCGACACCAAACACTTGGATCACGACCAGAATCCTCTTCCCGGAACGAAACACCTTCTGGCCGAATCGGAGAAGGTGACTTTCGGATCGGCAGTGGATAAGGCGGAGCAGATCCATCTGGCGTTCGAGAATAAGCCTAACAGGATGCAGGTCACGTTCGTGGCCGGGGATGGGGATGAGCGGTTCGTGAGGTACGGAGAGGCGAAGGATATGCTGGGGAACTCCGCGGCCGCGCGTGGGATTAGGTACGATAGAGAGCAGATGTGCAATGCTCCGGCTAACTCCAGCATCGGGTGGAGAGATCCTGGTTGGATTTTTCATACCGTTTTGAAGAATTTGAACCCGGCCGTTAGGAACTACTATCAG ATTGGGAGTGAGGCAAAGGGATGGAGTGAGATCTATAGTTTCATATCTCGAGACATGTACGCACAAGAAACGAGAGCTTTCATATTTGGAGACATGGGTTGCGCTACACCTTACAGAACCTTTATCCGCACGCAACAAGAGAGTAAATCAACAGTGAAGTGGATCCTACGTGACATTGAAGCTCTTGGTGACAAGGCATCTTTTATTTCACACATCGGAGATATAAGCTATGCTCGTGGCTACTCGTGGGTGTGGGATGAGTTCTTTGCTCAGATCGAGCCTATCGCCTCCAAAGTTCCTTACCACGTCTGCATCGGTAACCACGAGTATGATTTCCCCGCTCAGCCTTGGAAGCCTGATTGGGCAGCTTCCATTTACGGTAACGATGGTGGTGGTGAGTGTGGTGTGCCGTATAGTTTGAGGTTTAACATGCCTGGGAACTCAACAGAACTCACGGGAACTAAAGCTCCTCTGACGAGGAATCTATATTACTCTTATGATGCCGGGTCGGTCCATTTCCTTTCCATCTCCACGGAGACGAATTTTCTTGAAGGTGGGACTCAGTACGAGTTCATAAAACGAGATCTAGAGTCTGTGAACAGGAACAAGACTCCTTTTGTCGTCGTGCAAGGGCACAGACCGATGTACACTACGAGCAACGAGGTTAGAGACACGACGATTAGACAAAAGATGTTGGAGCATTTGGAACCGCTGCTTGTGAAGAACGAGGTGACGCTTGCTATATGGGGACATGTTCATAGGTACGAAAGGTTTTGTCCGATAAGCAACAACACTTGTGGGAAGCTGTGGAAAGGGAGCCCGGTTCATCTCGTGGTCGGTATGGGTGGTCACGATTGGCAATCGAATTGGGCGGTTAGACCGAACCATCCGGATCTTCCTATATTCCCTCAGCCTGAAGAATCAATGTACCGGACGGGTGAGTTTGGGTACACTCGCCTGGTTGCAAACAAAGACAAGCTCACCGTTTCCTTTGTGGGTAACCACGACGGAGAAGTCCACGATACGGTTGAGATGTTAGCAACTGGTGAAGTAATCAGTGGGAGCAGAGACGATTTTAAAAGCTCAGATGCTGCGACCGCTCCTGCACCTGTGGAAGTAACAAGTGGGAGTAAAGACGATACTGAAAGCTCAAACGCTCAGACAGTTCCTTCATCTGCAACATTTGTGGAAAAATCTGAAGCTAGTGATGGCTCGTGGTTTGTCAAAGGAGCAGGGTTGGTGGTTATAGGTGTGGTATTAGGGTTCATTGCTGGGTATTTTACGGGGGTGAAGAAAGGATCTTCAGCTCGTAACCGTTGGATCCCAGTCAAGAGCGAGGagatttaa